The following proteins are encoded in a genomic region of Arvicanthis niloticus isolate mArvNil1 chromosome 21, mArvNil1.pat.X, whole genome shotgun sequence:
- the Iqcf6 gene encoding IQ domain-containing protein F6 isoform X2, giving the protein MVRRTLLDAALGAWAIQCWWRSVQTKIVEEKRRLALKLYTCQEWAVVKVQSYVRMWQARRRFLQARQAACIIQTHWRWHASQSQAMIHSRYEVKASLLELDIEILMT; this is encoded by the coding sequence ATGGTCCGCCGAACGCTACTGGATGCGGCACTTGGAGCGTGGGCCATCCAGTGCTGGTGGAGGTCAGTGCAAACCAAGATAGTGGAGGAAAAACGGCGCTTGGCACTAAAACTCTACACCTGCCAGGAATGGGCAGTGGTGAAGGTGCAGTCATACGTCCGCATGTGGCAGGCCCGCAGACGATTCCTCCAGGCTCGCCAAGCAGCCTGCATTATCCAGACTCACTGGCGCTGGCATGCCAGCCAAAGCCAAGCTATGATCCACAGCCGCTACgaggtcaaagccagcctgctgGAGCTTGACATCGAAATCCTTATGACCTAG
- the Iqcf6 gene encoding IQ domain-containing protein F6 isoform X1 gives MTDEWTLKTKAMDIKTVSADLSKETCPVDDEQCVKLEKTAIKIQSWWRGNMVRRTLLDAALGAWAIQCWWRSVQTKIVEEKRRLALKLYTCQEWAVVKVQSYVRMWQARRRFLQARQAACIIQTHWRWHASQSQAMIHSRYEVKASLLELDIEILMT, from the exons ATGACAGATGAGTGGACTCTAAAGACCAAGGCCATGGACATAAAAACTGTGAGTGCAGACCTTTCAAAAGAGACCTGCCCAGTGGATGATGAGCAGTGTGTAAAG TTAGAGAAGACAGCCATAAAGATACAGTCATGGTGGCGTGGCAACATGGTCCGCCGAACGCTACTGGATGCGGCACTTGGAGCGTGGGCCATCCAGTGCTGGTGGAGGTCAGTGCAAACCAAGATAGTGGAGGAAAAACGGCGCTTGGCACTAAAACTCTACACCTGCCAGGAATGGGCAGTGGTGAAGGTGCAGTCATACGTCCGCATGTGGCAGGCCCGCAGACGATTCCTCCAGGCTCGCCAAGCAGCCTGCATTATCCAGACTCACTGGCGCTGGCATGCCAGCCAAAGCCAAGCTATGATCCACAGCCGCTACgaggtcaaagccagcctgctgGAGCTTGACATCGAAATCCTTATGACCTAG